In a genomic window of Lepisosteus oculatus isolate fLepOcu1 chromosome 5, fLepOcu1.hap2, whole genome shotgun sequence:
- the LOC102686403 gene encoding interferon-induced GTP-binding protein Mx-like, whose amino-acid sequence MSCMLYGHYKDQVRPFIDIVDRLRALGVDQEVPLPTVAVIGDQSSGKSSVLEALSGVQLPRGTGVMTRCPLELILKNSKDETWQGTISYRDNDTELESADQVADEIIYAQNELAGKNQGISSERITLVIESHNVPDLTLIDLPGITRVSVGSQPRDIGNQIKELINTYINKKETIILVVIPCAVDIATTEALKMAREVDPEGERMLGVLTKPDLTDRGMEDRICNILKNRVIYMEKGYMIVRCRNQEEIRSSMLHAEAIKAEQDFFLKSPFFRDLLSDKQAGINHLAAKLSAELLSQIKKCLPIIESEIQKKQQEVANELESIGRAPYDDRENATFLSEKVRGFVNDVMALVNGDFSKEFVKETELFCFIREKFSKWHSNLEEREADIEESLCSKAQEYIESCRGRQLPGFLNYSVFEALAKKFIKDLEVPAYRLLTMISDEVQDVLKTMAHMHFQGLPNLLKYTKDRIAEIREMEDKRSGEMLKTLFKMEAMIYTQDGTYALKLDRAQSLEEFAARKDKRTAFDLKAEVSALKIHLKTYCKIASSRLADLVPMVTRFYLLHESGAELQRGMLSLLQERDIVDEMVEEEEGITVKRKALQDRQERLRHAYASLGDI is encoded by the exons ATGTCTTGCATGCTGTATGGCCACTACAAGGACCAGGTGCGGCCCTTCATCGACATAGTGGATCGTCTGCGGGCACTCGGAGTGGATCAGGAAGTGCCGCTGCCAACGGTAGCTGTTATTGGAGACCAGAGCTCTGGAAAAAGCTCTGTGCTGGAGGCGCTGTCTGGAGTACAGCTGCCAAGAGGCACTG GAGTAATGACACGATGCCCCCTGGAACTGATCCTAAAAAACAGTAAAGATGAGACCTGGCAAGGAACAATATCTTATCGAGATAATGACACTGAACTGGAGTCTGCAGACCAGGTTGCTGATGAGATTATATATG CTCAGAATGAATTAGCTGGAAAAAATCAAGGAATCAGCAGTGAACGGATCACTcttgtgattgaatcccacaaTGTTCCAGACTTGACCCTCATAGACCTTCCAGGCATAACACGGGTATCTGTGGGAAGCCAGCCCAGGGATATTGGAAACCAG ATAAAAGAGTTAATCAACACATACATCAACAAGAAGGAAACGATAATCCTGGTAGTTATTCCCTGTGCTGTAGACATTGCTACTACAGAGGCCTTGAAGATGGCCAGGGAGGTGGACCCAGAAGGAGAGAGGATGCTGG GAGTTCTCACGAAGCCAGACCTCACTGACAGAGGGATGGAGGACAGGATCTGCAACATCCTGAAGAACAGAGTGATCTACATGGAAAAGGGCTACATGATCGTCCGATGCAGAAACCAAGAGGAAATTCGCAGCAGCATGCTACATGCTGAAGCTATTAAGGCCGagcaagacttttttttaaaaagtccctTTTTCCG GGATCTACTATCTGATAAGCAGGCTGGTATAAATCACCTGGCTGCCAAACTTTCTGCTGAGCTGCTGTCCCAGATCAAG AAATGCCTTCCCATCATTGAATCTGAGATCcagaaaaaacaacaggaaGTGGCAAATGAGTTGGAATCAATTGGAAGAGCCCCATATGATGACAGAGAAAATGCCACGTTCCTCAGTGAA AAAGTCAGAGGGTTCGTCAATGATGTTATGGCACTGGTGAATGGTGATTTCTCCAAAGAATTTGTGAAGGAAACAGAGCTGTTCTGCTTCATTCGTGAAAAATTTTCAAAGTGGCATTCCAATCTCGAAGAAAGAGAAGCAGACA TTGAAGAAAGCCTGTGCTCGAAGGCTCAAGAGTATATTGAAAGCTGTCGAGGGCGACAACTGCCGGGATTCCTCAACTATTCGGTGTTTGAAGCTTTAGCAAAAAAGTTCATCAAGGATCTGGAAGTACCGGCATATAGACTATTGACCATGatttcag ATGAAGTCCAAGATGTTCTCAAAACAATGGCACACATGCACTTTCAGGGATTGCCCAATCTTCTGAAGTACACAAAG GACAGGATTGCTGAAATCCGTGAGATGGAAGACAAGAGGTCTGGGGAAATGCTGAAGACACTCTTTAAGATGGAAGCGATGATCTACACCCAGGACGGCACCTATGCTCTGAAGCTCGACAGGGCACAGTCCTTAGAGGAGTTCGCAGCCCGGAAAGACAAGAGGACGGCATTCGACCTGAAAGCTGAGGTTTCTGCTCTGAAGATCCATTTGAAAACGTACTGCAAG ATTGCCTCCAGCCGCCTGGCGGACCTCGTGCCCATGGTGACGAGGTTCTACCTGCTGCATGAGTCCGGCGCCGAGCTGCAGAGGGGGATGCTCAGCCTCCTGCAGGAGAGGGACATTGTGGACGAGATggtagaggaggaggagggcatcACCGTGAAGAGAAAAGCATTACAGGATCGCCAGGAGCGTCTGAGACACGCATATGCTTCTCTGGGAGACATTTAG
- the LOC102686602 gene encoding protein FAM3B isoform X1: METGMSVFLKNVSLLRGLALAVCCVLAWYLGQVLSVVMPPQAISLAVSGIHRMAVNVPRVTAPAPRRQKCSLWSACPPGSFAFQVASGGGIQKFPKICFEDEIITGKGKDGTGRGMNIVAIDAASGKRIASRHFDMWVGENSGAMVKFIQEIPTGSFILMATFDEGSTKLTEEAKKEIEKLGSTEIRNIGFRSSWVFVGAKGFSLPANMKKEKMNHSDKSKNRYAGWPAEVQLQGCVAQQRRL; this comes from the exons ATGGAGACTGGAATGTCTGTATTCCTGAAGAATGTGT CGCTCCTGCGGGGGCTGGCTCTGGCGGTCTGCTGTGTGTTGGCCTGGTACCTGGGACAGGTGCTCTCCGTCGTCATGCCCCCCCAGGCCATCTCTCTCGCTGTGAGTGGCATTCACAGAATGGCAGTCAATGTTCCCAGGGTCACAG CTCCAGCTCCCAGAAGACAGAAGTGCAGCCTTTGGTCTGCTTGTCCACCTGGAAGCTTTGCTTTCCAGGTGGCCAGTGGAGGTGGGATCCAGAAGTTCCCCAAAATCTGCTTTGAGGATGAGAT TATAACTGGGAAAGGGAAGGACGGCACAGGAAGAGGGATGAACATTGTGGCCATTGATG CGGCATCTGGGAAGAGGATTGCTTCCCGTCACTTTGACATGTGGGTGGGAG AGAACTCTGGGGCCATGGTGAAGTTCATCCAGGAGATTCCCACAGGCTCCTTCATTCTGATGGCAACTTTCGATGAAGGGAGCACCAA GTTGACTGAAGAAGCGAAGAAGGAGATTGAGAAGCTCGGCAGCACAGAAATCCGAAACATTGGATTCCGCTCAAGCTGGGTTTTTGTAGGAGCTAAAGGATTCTCCTTGCCTGCCAACATGAAGAAAGAGAAG ATGAACCACTCGGACAAATCGAAGAACAGGTACGCAGGCTGGCCTGCAGAAGTACAGCTCCAGGGGTGTGTTGCTCAGCAGAGACGTCTCTGA
- the LOC102686602 gene encoding protein FAM3B isoform X3 yields the protein MPVCRARLPGTPAPRRQKCSLWSACPPGSFAFQVASGGGIQKFPKICFEDEIITGKGKDGTGRGMNIVAIDAASGKRIASRHFDMWVGENSGAMVKFIQEIPTGSFILMATFDEGSTKLTEEAKKEIEKLGSTEIRNIGFRSSWVFVGAKGFSLPANMKKEKMNHSDKSKNRYAGWPAEVQLQGCVAQQRRL from the exons ATGCCCGTCTGTCGTGCCAGACTTCCAGGAA CTCCAGCTCCCAGAAGACAGAAGTGCAGCCTTTGGTCTGCTTGTCCACCTGGAAGCTTTGCTTTCCAGGTGGCCAGTGGAGGTGGGATCCAGAAGTTCCCCAAAATCTGCTTTGAGGATGAGAT TATAACTGGGAAAGGGAAGGACGGCACAGGAAGAGGGATGAACATTGTGGCCATTGATG CGGCATCTGGGAAGAGGATTGCTTCCCGTCACTTTGACATGTGGGTGGGAG AGAACTCTGGGGCCATGGTGAAGTTCATCCAGGAGATTCCCACAGGCTCCTTCATTCTGATGGCAACTTTCGATGAAGGGAGCACCAA GTTGACTGAAGAAGCGAAGAAGGAGATTGAGAAGCTCGGCAGCACAGAAATCCGAAACATTGGATTCCGCTCAAGCTGGGTTTTTGTAGGAGCTAAAGGATTCTCCTTGCCTGCCAACATGAAGAAAGAGAAG ATGAACCACTCGGACAAATCGAAGAACAGGTACGCAGGCTGGCCTGCAGAAGTACAGCTCCAGGGGTGTGTTGCTCAGCAGAGACGTCTCTGA
- the LOC102686602 gene encoding protein FAM3B isoform X2, which produces MPVCRARLPGTLLRGLALAVCCVLAWYLGQVLSVVMPPQAISLAVSGIHRMAVNVPRVTAPAPRRQKCSLWSACPPGSFAFQVASGGGIQKFPKICFEDEIITGKGKDGTGRGMNIVAIDAASGKRIASRHFDMWVGENSGAMVKFIQEIPTGSFILMATFDEGSTKLTEEAKKEIEKLGSTEIRNIGFRSSWVFVGAKGFSLPANMKKEKMNHSDKSKNRYAGWPAEVQLQGCVAQQRRL; this is translated from the exons ATGCCCGTCTGTCGTGCCAGACTTCCAGGAA CGCTCCTGCGGGGGCTGGCTCTGGCGGTCTGCTGTGTGTTGGCCTGGTACCTGGGACAGGTGCTCTCCGTCGTCATGCCCCCCCAGGCCATCTCTCTCGCTGTGAGTGGCATTCACAGAATGGCAGTCAATGTTCCCAGGGTCACAG CTCCAGCTCCCAGAAGACAGAAGTGCAGCCTTTGGTCTGCTTGTCCACCTGGAAGCTTTGCTTTCCAGGTGGCCAGTGGAGGTGGGATCCAGAAGTTCCCCAAAATCTGCTTTGAGGATGAGAT TATAACTGGGAAAGGGAAGGACGGCACAGGAAGAGGGATGAACATTGTGGCCATTGATG CGGCATCTGGGAAGAGGATTGCTTCCCGTCACTTTGACATGTGGGTGGGAG AGAACTCTGGGGCCATGGTGAAGTTCATCCAGGAGATTCCCACAGGCTCCTTCATTCTGATGGCAACTTTCGATGAAGGGAGCACCAA GTTGACTGAAGAAGCGAAGAAGGAGATTGAGAAGCTCGGCAGCACAGAAATCCGAAACATTGGATTCCGCTCAAGCTGGGTTTTTGTAGGAGCTAAAGGATTCTCCTTGCCTGCCAACATGAAGAAAGAGAAG ATGAACCACTCGGACAAATCGAAGAACAGGTACGCAGGCTGGCCTGCAGAAGTACAGCTCCAGGGGTGTGTTGCTCAGCAGAGACGTCTCTGA